One region of Emys orbicularis isolate rEmyOrb1 chromosome 6, rEmyOrb1.hap1, whole genome shotgun sequence genomic DNA includes:
- the HABP4 gene encoding intracellular hyaluronan-binding protein 4 isoform X1 — protein MMKGALGSPVSAAMQESFGCAVANRFHQLLDDESDPFDVLREAERRQQQRRKRDEAAAAAGGRKPGPGQRPGPAAGKRESQKERKVLQPESPAASGAPPQPGQKRAPKRGEQQGWNDNRGTEVKQDKAEWRPSFREYRPYEKERQVEFTVEKYKSSLSFRPVDRFDRERPMRGRGGGRGGMRSRGRGGGTNRSLNGYDQRGKREFERQSGSDKTGIRTEDKRGGSGAHNWGTVKDDLSEMEQTAPVEETAETEDHQGAPEGEPLTKVAEGEPVEEVAQEMTLDEWKNLQQQSRPKPEFNIRKPESTVPSKAVVIHKSKYRDDMLKEDFEDDSHIFRKAANDITSQLDINFGNLPRPGRGARGTRGGRGRVKRVEDTGPRPEVVTQIVAPNPDDPEDFPALA, from the exons ATGATGAAGGGGGCGCTGGGGAGCCCGGTGTCCGCCGCCATGCAGGAGAGCTTCGGCTGCGCGGTCGCCAACCGCTTCCACCAGCTGCTGGACGATGAGTCCGACCCCTTCGACGTCCTCCGCGAGGCCGAGCGCCGCCAACAGCAGCGCAGGAAGCGTGATGAGGCCGCGGCGGCCGCTGGCGGCAGGAAACCCGGCCCCGGCCAGAGACCCGGCCCCGCCGCCGGCAAGAGAGAGTCCCAGAAAGAGCGCAAGGTCCTGCAGCCCGAGAGCCCCGCGGCCTCCGGAGCCCCGCCGCAGCCCG GTCAGAAGCGAGCTCCTAAAAGGGGAGAACAACAAGGATGGAATGATAACAGGGGAACGGAGGTAAAACAAGACAAAGCCGAATGGAGACCTTCCTTCAGGGAATACCGTCCCTATGAAAAGGAGAGACAAGTGGAGTTCACAGTAGAAAAGTAT AAATCTTCCTTGTCTTTCAGGCCAGTTGACAGATTTGACCGGGAAAGACCAATGCGAGGtcgtgggggaggaagaggtggaatgcGAAGCCGAGGAAGAGGTGGTGGGACGAACAGAAGTCTTAATGGCTATGACCAAAGAGGGAAACGGGAATTTGAAAGACAGAGTGGGAGTGATAAAAC AGGAATCAGAACAGAAGACAAAAGGGGTGGAAGTGGAGCTCACAACTGGGGAACAGTTAAAGATGATCTGAG TGAGATGGAACAGACTGCTCCTGTGGAAGAGACTGCAGAAACAGAGGATCACCAAGGGGCACCTGAAGGAGAACCTCTGACCAA AGTTGCTGAAGGGGAGCCAGTGGAAGAAGTAGCTCAAGAAATGACGTTAGATGAGTGGAAAAATCTGCAGCAACAGAGTCGACCAAAGCCTGAATTCAACATCCGGAAGCCAGAATCCACTGTTCCTTCCAAAGCAGTGGTGATTCACAAGTCAAAGTATAGAGATGAT ATGTTAAAGGAGGATTTTGAGGATGACTCCCACATCTTCCGAAAAGCAGCTAATGATATAACTTCTCAGCTGGACATTAACTTTGGGAATCTTCCTCGTCCTGGGCGTGGAGCCAGAGGAACACGAGGAGGTCGTGGACGTGTCAAAAGAGTCGAAGATACTGGGCCTAGACCAGAAGTGGTG
- the HABP4 gene encoding intracellular hyaluronan-binding protein 4 isoform X2: MMKGALGSPVSAAMQESFGCAVANRFHQLLDDESDPFDVLREAERRQQQRRKRDEAAAAAGGRKPGPGQRPGPAAGKRESQKERKVLQPESPAASGAPPQPGQKRAPKRGEQQGWNDNRGTEVKQDKAEWRPSFREYRPYEKERQVEFTVEKPVDRFDRERPMRGRGGGRGGMRSRGRGGGTNRSLNGYDQRGKREFERQSGSDKTGIRTEDKRGGSGAHNWGTVKDDLSEMEQTAPVEETAETEDHQGAPEGEPLTKVAEGEPVEEVAQEMTLDEWKNLQQQSRPKPEFNIRKPESTVPSKAVVIHKSKYRDDMLKEDFEDDSHIFRKAANDITSQLDINFGNLPRPGRGARGTRGGRGRVKRVEDTGPRPEVVTQIVAPNPDDPEDFPALA, from the exons ATGATGAAGGGGGCGCTGGGGAGCCCGGTGTCCGCCGCCATGCAGGAGAGCTTCGGCTGCGCGGTCGCCAACCGCTTCCACCAGCTGCTGGACGATGAGTCCGACCCCTTCGACGTCCTCCGCGAGGCCGAGCGCCGCCAACAGCAGCGCAGGAAGCGTGATGAGGCCGCGGCGGCCGCTGGCGGCAGGAAACCCGGCCCCGGCCAGAGACCCGGCCCCGCCGCCGGCAAGAGAGAGTCCCAGAAAGAGCGCAAGGTCCTGCAGCCCGAGAGCCCCGCGGCCTCCGGAGCCCCGCCGCAGCCCG GTCAGAAGCGAGCTCCTAAAAGGGGAGAACAACAAGGATGGAATGATAACAGGGGAACGGAGGTAAAACAAGACAAAGCCGAATGGAGACCTTCCTTCAGGGAATACCGTCCCTATGAAAAGGAGAGACAAGTGGAGTTCACAGTAGAAAA GCCAGTTGACAGATTTGACCGGGAAAGACCAATGCGAGGtcgtgggggaggaagaggtggaatgcGAAGCCGAGGAAGAGGTGGTGGGACGAACAGAAGTCTTAATGGCTATGACCAAAGAGGGAAACGGGAATTTGAAAGACAGAGTGGGAGTGATAAAAC AGGAATCAGAACAGAAGACAAAAGGGGTGGAAGTGGAGCTCACAACTGGGGAACAGTTAAAGATGATCTGAG TGAGATGGAACAGACTGCTCCTGTGGAAGAGACTGCAGAAACAGAGGATCACCAAGGGGCACCTGAAGGAGAACCTCTGACCAA AGTTGCTGAAGGGGAGCCAGTGGAAGAAGTAGCTCAAGAAATGACGTTAGATGAGTGGAAAAATCTGCAGCAACAGAGTCGACCAAAGCCTGAATTCAACATCCGGAAGCCAGAATCCACTGTTCCTTCCAAAGCAGTGGTGATTCACAAGTCAAAGTATAGAGATGAT ATGTTAAAGGAGGATTTTGAGGATGACTCCCACATCTTCCGAAAAGCAGCTAATGATATAACTTCTCAGCTGGACATTAACTTTGGGAATCTTCCTCGTCCTGGGCGTGGAGCCAGAGGAACACGAGGAGGTCGTGGACGTGTCAAAAGAGTCGAAGATACTGGGCCTAGACCAGAAGTGGTG